One window from the genome of Eucalyptus grandis isolate ANBG69807.140 chromosome 7, ASM1654582v1, whole genome shotgun sequence encodes:
- the LOC120295946 gene encoding uncharacterized protein LOC120295946 codes for MMYKIIDHSPTDPGGNKYADELSRDYRASVLSGAAKQVLKTFSQKEGEGKKYDMVTLQIERFAQSPHAIASTEDNVIRLNADYLRRYRGDIKEEFAGVVYHEMTHVWQWTGHGMAPAGLINGIADYVRLKAGYASKGWPRRGSGSRWDEGYAVTAYFLDYCNGLKHGFVAELNALMKDSYSEVFFVELLGKFVHQLWRDYKLAYGTARIPEGKEGYPKPYTRTRPFDNYVPWKTDDEPKSDAYLKYLEYNNYFLL; via the coding sequence ATGATGTACAAAATCATCGACCATTCTCCTACAGACCCCGGAGGAAACAAATATGCCGATGAATTGAGCAGAGACTACAGAGCGAGTGTTCTATCTGGCGCGGCTAAACAAGTTTTGAAGACCTTCAGTCAGAAGGAAGGTGAGGGCAAGAAGTACGATATGGTAACTCTCCAAATTGAGAGGTTTGCTCAGTCGCCACACGCAATTGCCAGTACTGAAGACAACGTCATTCGGTTGAACGCGGATTATCTCCGACGCTATCGAGGAGATATAAAAGAAGAGTTCGCCGGAGTGGTGTACCACGAAATGACCCATGTCTGGCAATGGACCGGCCACGGCATGGCCCCCGCAGGGCTTATCAACGGCATCGCCGATTACGTGAGATTGAAAGCGGGGTACGCATCTAAGGGCTGGCCGAGGAGGGGATCAGGATCGAGATGGGACGAAGGTTATGCGGTCACGGCTTATTTTCTCGACTACTGCAATGGCCTTAAGCACGGTTTCGTCGCGGAGCTCAATGCTCTCATGAAAGATTCCTATTCTGAGGTTTTCTTCGTCGAGTTGCTTGGAAAGTTCGTGCACCAGCTGTGGCGCGATTATAAACTTGCTTATGGTACCGCGAGAATCCCCGAGGGCAAGGAGGGTTATCCAAAGCCATACACACGCACCCGCCCCTTTGACAATTATGTCCCATGGAAGACAGATGATGAGCCAAAGAGCGACGCCTATTTGAAGTACCTAGAGTATAATAATTACTTTCTGTTGTAA
- the LOC120295267 gene encoding uncharacterized protein LOC120295267, translated as MSPSQFVLALLLLISLELTHATRDQIDDHSYEVPGENQCADELNICYKLWVLIGATQAISSTFNQKPGEDMKYNGVIKLLTESFNDSLTVASTKGNLIRLNADYLQHYRGDILEEFAGVVYHQMTRVLQWTGNGTAPSGLINGIADYVRLKGGHASKSWPRKGSGSRWDDGFAITAYFLEYCNDLKPGFVANLNALMKYSYSEAFFVQLLGKSVHQLWGDYKLAYATRRIPGSEEGYRKPPTRSFDSFPAVSIS; from the coding sequence ATGTCTCCGAGCCAATTTGTTCTCGCGCTCCTGCTCTTGATTTCTCTGGAGTTGACACACGCGACGAGGGACCAAATCGACGACCATTCCTACGAAGTCCCCGGAGAGAACCAATGTGCCGATGAATTGAACATCTGCTACAAATTATGGGTTCTAATTGGTGCTACTCAAGCAATTTCGAGCACCTTCAATCAAAAGCCAGGCGAAGACATGAAGTACAATGGGGTAATAAAACTCCTAACCGAGAGCTTCAACGACTCACTCACGGTCGCCAGTACTAAAGGCAACCTCATCCGGTTGAACGCAGATTATCTCCAACACTACAGAGGAGATATACTGGAAGAGTTCGCTGGAGTGGTGTACCACCAAATGACGCGCGTCTTGCAATGGACCGGCAATGGTACGGCCCCTAGCGGGCTTATCAATGGCATTGCTGATTACGTGAGATTGAAAGGCGGGCATGCATCCAAAAGCTGGCCGAGGAAGGGCTCAGGATCGAGATGGGACGATGGTTTTGCAATCACGGCTTATTTTCTCGAATATTGCAATGACCTAAAGCCCGGTTTTGTCGCCAACCTCAATGCTCTCATGAAGTATTCCTACTCCGAGGCGTTCTTCGTCCAGCTGCTTGGGAAGTCTGTGCACCAGCTGTGGGGCGATTATAAACTTGCTTATGCTACCAGAAGAATCCCCGGCAGCGAGGAGGGCTATCGAAAGCCGCCCACCCGCAGTTTCGATTCCTTCCCAGCAGTTTCTATCAGCTAG